From Cohaesibacter gelatinilyticus, the proteins below share one genomic window:
- a CDS encoding SDR family oxidoreductase encodes MTLSAKKIALITGASKGIGAATALTFAKDGYDVCVNYKSDLKGAQQTVAQCEAEGVRAIAVQGDVADQDAVKAMFVTCDEALGPVTCLVNNAGIIGGSTSITDLKKETLYATFEANLFGSIYCLQEAAKRMRADEGGAGGCVVNMSSVAASVGSPGEYIHYAASKGAVETMTIGAGKELGLVGVRVCAIRVGTTQTDMHQREGNPDRPAMIAAATPLGRIAQPTDIAEAAVWLASDKAGFVSGTILTVAGGLLP; translated from the coding sequence ATGACCCTATCTGCAAAGAAGATTGCTCTGATCACCGGGGCCAGCAAAGGCATTGGCGCGGCGACTGCACTTACCTTTGCCAAAGATGGATATGATGTCTGCGTGAATTATAAGTCTGATCTGAAAGGCGCGCAGCAGACTGTCGCTCAATGTGAGGCGGAAGGCGTTCGTGCCATTGCCGTGCAAGGCGATGTGGCAGATCAGGATGCCGTGAAAGCGATGTTCGTGACTTGCGATGAAGCCTTGGGGCCAGTCACTTGTCTGGTCAATAATGCTGGCATCATTGGTGGAAGCACGAGCATCACGGATCTGAAGAAAGAGACGCTCTATGCCACCTTCGAGGCCAATCTGTTTGGCTCGATCTATTGCTTGCAGGAAGCGGCAAAGCGCATGCGCGCAGATGAAGGTGGGGCAGGGGGCTGCGTCGTCAATATGTCATCTGTCGCGGCTAGTGTGGGAAGCCCGGGCGAATATATCCATTATGCTGCCTCCAAGGGCGCAGTGGAGACCATGACCATTGGTGCGGGCAAGGAGCTTGGACTGGTTGGTGTGCGGGTCTGCGCCATTCGCGTTGGCACCACACAGACCGATATGCATCAACGTGAAGGCAATCCGGACCGCCCGGCGATGATTGCCGCTGCCACGCCATTGGGGCGAATTGCTCAGCCCACGGACATAGCCGAGGCTGCTGTCTGGCTGGCGTCTGATAAAGCCGGATTTGTCTCCGGCACCATTCTGACCGTTGCTGGCGGGCTGTTGCCGTGA
- a CDS encoding SRPBCC family protein gives MTIWTILASTIAVVALAAAGTLLLPKQIKVERQATISATPSAILTLAASNEGYQRFNPYLSADPNLKISHFGPSSGIGSGFTFDGKDGKGSQTVAELSSNSVRYAIDLGPMGKPAQTIEVNPVTGGSLVTWSMDMDLGYNPIARIFGLFMDGMVGRTFEQGLDNLATAT, from the coding sequence ATGACGATCTGGACAATTCTCGCAAGCACCATAGCAGTCGTGGCCCTGGCCGCAGCAGGCACATTGTTGCTGCCAAAACAAATAAAGGTCGAGCGGCAGGCAACCATTTCTGCAACACCCTCAGCAATATTGACCCTTGCTGCATCCAATGAAGGATACCAGCGCTTCAATCCCTATCTGAGCGCAGATCCAAATCTGAAAATCTCTCACTTTGGCCCCTCATCCGGCATCGGCTCAGGTTTCACATTTGACGGCAAGGATGGAAAAGGCAGTCAAACGGTTGCAGAGCTCTCCTCCAATTCAGTGCGCTATGCCATTGATCTTGGCCCCATGGGCAAACCAGCCCAGACAATCGAAGTAAATCCGGTGACAGGTGGCTCCCTTGTGACATGGAGCATGGATATGGACCTTGGCTACAATCCAATCGCCCGCATCTTTGGCCTCTTCATGGATGGCATGGTGGGCAGGACATTCGAACAAGGCCTTGACAATCTGGCCACCGCTACTTGA
- a CDS encoding YciI family protein — MRYTFLLYTDPADLADMTQQDWEAEKEVYGAYIGALNAAGVFVDTDWLQPVQTATTLSLKGGTIQVQDGPFADTKETLGGYFVIDVPDLDAAMAWAEKCPAAKTGKVEIRASAMGTI, encoded by the coding sequence ATGCGTTATACATTTTTGCTCTATACCGACCCCGCTGACCTTGCCGACATGACCCAGCAAGATTGGGAGGCCGAAAAAGAGGTTTACGGCGCTTATATTGGTGCCCTGAATGCTGCCGGGGTTTTTGTCGACACCGACTGGCTGCAACCAGTGCAAACCGCCACGACACTTTCCCTGAAAGGTGGCACCATACAGGTTCAGGATGGCCCTTTTGCCGACACCAAGGAAACTCTGGGCGGTTATTTTGTCATCGACGTGCCCGACCTTGATGCGGCCATGGCCTGGGCTGAAAAATGCCCGGCCGCCAAAACCGGTAAGGTGGAAATTCGCGCCTCCGCAATGGGGACCATATGA
- a CDS encoding RNA polymerase sigma factor, translating into MSNPSRAAEIAARDSYGRLLAFLSSRTHDIAMAEDALADAFAKALSHWPEHGIPQNPDAWLLTAARNKLTDNQRHQTRFPTQSEIPEGSSEHDADTTIPDERLSLLMVCAHPSIAPDIHVPLMLQTVLGMEAKTIAHLFLVSPAALAKRLVRAKTKIRDAGIPFKIPDDDSLPDRSMAIFEAIYALHAHDWLDPKDAMGEEALYLADLLCRLMPGNAEALGLAALIALSQSRANARIIDNQLIPTHEQDPSRWNNQLIQYGSRQLRRAYQLGSIGRFQIEAAIEAAHIARKDTGKTDWAALNKLYFALQKIAPSAGALVAQAAITGRLHGPKQGLDALEQVEQQVGSAFQPLWASRAEMHAQLNENEAASRCYRKALSLTTDGPTIKLLNKKLLALEANSIAK; encoded by the coding sequence ATGAGTAATCCATCCCGCGCAGCAGAAATAGCAGCGCGGGATTCCTATGGTCGGCTGCTGGCATTCCTGTCATCCCGCACCCATGACATCGCCATGGCCGAGGATGCTCTGGCGGATGCCTTTGCCAAAGCACTCAGCCATTGGCCGGAGCATGGCATTCCTCAAAACCCGGACGCCTGGCTCCTGACCGCAGCCCGCAACAAGCTGACTGACAATCAGCGCCACCAGACCCGCTTCCCAACCCAGAGCGAGATCCCGGAAGGATCGTCAGAACATGATGCAGACACGACCATTCCGGATGAGCGCCTCTCACTGCTGATGGTTTGCGCCCATCCATCCATAGCGCCTGACATACATGTACCCTTGATGTTGCAAACCGTGCTTGGGATGGAAGCCAAAACCATTGCTCACTTGTTTCTGGTCTCGCCAGCAGCATTGGCCAAGCGATTGGTGCGGGCAAAGACAAAAATTCGCGATGCAGGCATTCCGTTCAAGATCCCCGATGATGACAGCTTGCCCGATCGAAGTATGGCCATCTTCGAGGCCATCTACGCGCTGCATGCCCATGACTGGCTGGATCCAAAGGATGCCATGGGTGAAGAAGCCCTGTATTTGGCAGATCTGTTATGCCGCCTGATGCCAGGCAATGCCGAAGCCCTTGGGCTGGCAGCGCTGATCGCCCTGAGCCAATCCAGGGCAAATGCACGAATCATCGACAATCAGCTGATCCCAACCCACGAACAGGATCCGTCCCGTTGGAACAATCAGCTCATCCAATATGGCTCCAGACAATTGAGACGAGCCTATCAATTGGGCTCAATCGGACGCTTTCAGATAGAAGCGGCCATCGAAGCAGCCCATATCGCAAGAAAAGACACCGGCAAGACGGATTGGGCGGCGCTGAACAAGCTCTATTTCGCGCTTCAAAAAATCGCCCCGAGCGCCGGAGCTCTGGTCGCACAAGCCGCCATTACCGGACGATTGCACGGCCCAAAGCAAGGGCTGGATGCATTGGAACAAGTCGAACAGCAAGTCGGCTCTGCATTCCAGCCCCTATGGGCATCCCGCGCCGAGATGCATGCGCAATTGAATGAAAATGAAGCAGCCAGCCGCTGCTACCGAAAAGCCTTGTCACTGACCACAGACGGCCCAACCATCAAGCTCCTGAACAAGAAGCTTCTGGCTTTGGAGGCAAATTCCATCGCAAAATAA